The following are from one region of the Lacinutrix sp. Bg11-31 genome:
- a CDS encoding DUF5686 family protein translates to MKYLFLLLCFGSLSALAQTKVSGHVYDDTNLPVPYVNIYFEGTSIGTITDENGTYYIEDDETHETIVYSFIGFQTQTVKLTEKVNYKFDITLQEDAATLQEVVLVSGKQPKKNNPAIDILRKIWANKRSNGLKQYKQYQYDKYEKVEFDLNTIDSATIKSKLFRGMEFVFEQVDTSKVTGKTYLPMFINESSAEVYGDNIIKEKREILKGNKNSGFSNNQIIIDFVDDLYSEYDVYDNYLKFFDKSFTSPISRTGIQTYNYVLADSSFIDNKWCYNIIYYPRRKNELTFKGDFWVADTTFAIKNINLQASKSANINWVKEIYIEQEFDVLNDSTFLIKRDYFMSDFAFNKKEKSQGIYGKRTTLYNNYKFNEKKDPKFYKEKIYSFDEDLYNQDEAFWDKNRMETLSKDEKGVYIMLDSLKQTKKFKRLYNLGSILASGYIEFDELNLDYGPIFSTFGYNDVEGVRLRGGGRTYFGQNDLWRLEGFLAYGFKDDKFKYGISGKWLVDKKSRLILSGGNRRDVEQIGASLTSSTDVLGRSLASSSVVGTGTNDKLTNVNLTTVAIEAEPLRNFVTRLSGTYKTLESASSTFSLDYYTDASQTETKSEIKQYESALSLSYFPKRQMTGFGVERRNKNDDFARLFAQVTVGDPSLFNSDFEYQKLQFSYYQPWALGGFGRLTTSVEVGKTYGDIPLGLMSVVPGNQSYFSIYNTFSNLDYYEFVTDEYATLHVEHNFNGRLFSRIPFLKKYNLRAIVGFRGVMGNVSQKNRDINASGLTYVAPNKEAYYEYSVGVGNIFKVFRIDFNFRGNYLDPVLNPEARKFGITGSFGFYF, encoded by the coding sequence ATGAAATATTTATTCTTGTTATTATGCTTCGGAAGTCTTTCTGCTTTAGCGCAAACTAAGGTTAGTGGTCATGTTTACGACGATACTAATTTACCAGTTCCTTATGTTAATATTTATTTTGAAGGTACAAGTATTGGTACAATTACAGATGAGAATGGTACCTATTACATAGAAGATGATGAAACGCACGAGACTATTGTGTATTCTTTTATAGGTTTTCAAACGCAAACAGTAAAACTAACAGAAAAGGTTAATTATAAGTTTGATATTACTTTGCAAGAAGATGCAGCAACACTACAAGAAGTTGTGCTTGTGTCTGGAAAGCAACCTAAAAAAAATAATCCTGCAATAGATATTTTACGTAAAATTTGGGCTAATAAAAGAAGTAATGGTTTAAAGCAATACAAACAGTATCAATACGATAAATACGAAAAAGTAGAATTCGATTTAAATACAATAGATAGTGCTACTATTAAAAGTAAATTATTTCGAGGCATGGAGTTTGTTTTCGAGCAAGTAGATACTTCTAAAGTAACTGGTAAAACGTATTTACCAATGTTTATTAATGAGTCTTCGGCTGAGGTTTATGGAGACAATATTATTAAAGAAAAACGCGAGATTTTAAAAGGGAATAAAAACTCTGGTTTTAGTAATAACCAGATTATAATAGACTTTGTAGACGATTTGTATAGCGAATACGATGTTTACGATAACTATTTAAAGTTCTTCGATAAGAGTTTTACAAGTCCCATTTCTAGAACAGGAATCCAGACGTATAACTATGTTTTAGCCGATAGTTCTTTTATAGATAACAAATGGTGCTACAATATTATTTATTATCCAAGACGTAAAAACGAATTGACCTTTAAAGGAGATTTTTGGGTTGCTGATACTACATTTGCAATAAAGAATATTAATCTACAAGCCTCTAAAAGCGCAAATATTAACTGGGTAAAAGAGATTTATATTGAACAAGAATTCGATGTTTTAAACGATTCTACTTTCTTAATTAAGCGTGATTATTTTATGTCTGATTTTGCTTTTAATAAAAAGGAAAAATCTCAAGGTATATATGGTAAGCGTACAACTTTGTATAACAACTATAAGTTTAACGAGAAGAAAGACCCTAAGTTCTATAAAGAGAAAATATACAGTTTTGATGAAGATTTATACAATCAAGATGAAGCATTTTGGGATAAAAACAGAATGGAAACTTTAAGTAAAGATGAAAAAGGAGTTTACATAATGCTAGACTCTTTAAAACAAACTAAAAAATTTAAACGACTCTATAATTTAGGAAGTATTCTAGCTTCAGGCTATATAGAGTTCGATGAATTGAATCTCGATTATGGACCTATTTTTTCAACCTTTGGATATAATGATGTTGAAGGTGTTAGATTGCGTGGAGGAGGAAGAACTTATTTTGGGCAAAACGATTTGTGGCGTTTAGAAGGATTTCTAGCTTATGGTTTTAAAGACGATAAATTTAAATATGGTATTTCTGGAAAATGGCTAGTGGATAAAAAAAGCCGATTGATTCTTTCTGGAGGAAATAGAAGAGATGTAGAGCAAATAGGAGCTAGTTTAACGAGTTCTACCGATGTTTTAGGTAGAAGTTTAGCATCTTCATCTGTTGTTGGCACTGGAACTAACGATAAGTTAACCAATGTTAATTTAACAACAGTTGCAATAGAAGCAGAGCCACTTAGAAATTTTGTAACACGCTTAAGCGGAACTTATAAAACATTAGAATCTGCTTCATCAACTTTTAGTTTAGATTACTATACTGATGCTTCGCAAACAGAAACAAAATCGGAAATTAAACAATATGAGTCTGCTTTATCTTTGTCTTATTTTCCAAAACGACAAATGACAGGTTTTGGAGTGGAACGAAGAAATAAGAATGATGATTTTGCAAGACTTTTTGCGCAAGTTACAGTTGGAGATCCAAGTTTGTTTAATAGCGATTTCGAATATCAGAAACTGCAATTTTCGTATTATCAACCATGGGCTTTAGGAGGATTTGGTCGTTTAACAACAAGTGTAGAGGTTGGTAAAACGTATGGAGATATTCCTTTGGGTTTAATGAGTGTTGTGCCTGGAAATCAGAGTTATTTCTCTATCTATAATACATTCTCTAATTTAGATTATTACGAGTTTGTAACAGATGAGTACGCAACACTTCATGTAGAACATAATTTTAACGGACGCTTATTTTCAAGAATTCCTTTTCTTAAAAAATACAACCTTAGAGCAATAGTTGGTTTTAGAGGTGTAATGGGTAATGTGTCTCAAAAAAATAGAGATATTAATGCTTCTGGTTTAACGTATGTTGCACCAAATAAGGAAGCGTATTACGAATACAGTGTTGGTGTTGGAAATATTTTTAAAGTCTTTAGAATAGACTTTAACTTTAGAGGAAACTACTTAGATCCAGTACTTAATCCTGAGGCAAGAAAATTTGGTATTACAGGTAGTTTTGGTTTTTATTTCTAA
- a CDS encoding TonB-dependent siderophore receptor, with the protein MKNKNYLFCLFILIFNLCFSQVITEKIPLAEFLKATETKFDVKFSYASEDVSNIKIKTPNSDLNIEQTLTYLNNNTLLNFKALDKRYITVSVIEKLITICGFVYSENNSPLIGASIIINNTQRGTTTNATGEFKLNEVPINAIITISFLGYENQEFIANQLFSNESNCTKVELLESNFQLNQVYITKFLTTGLQKRLDGSTVLNTEQFGILPGLIEPDILQSIQALPGVESIDESIANINVRGGSNDENLMLWDDIKMYHSGHFFGLISAYNPNLTNKVIVSKNGTSSQYSDGVSSTINMSTKNELNNSFSGGIGINLISGDAYLEIPITKKLELHVSGRRSFTDVLSTPTYNNYFSRSFQDSDVNNTLSNDISSSSDFSFYDYSAKLLFDLNDKHTFRTNVIYINNNLDYSETNTSSNEDTTTKTTNLSQENLGFGGQWKANWNSKFSTKLLAYYSKYSVNASDFRVETNQLLLQGNEVLETGIKLNSFYNLNSNLTILAGYQFNETGILNSTSVSLPAFDREKKDVLLNHAVYAEVEYNKGNTYLRGGVRATYFQKFNKQLLEPRINFKQKLFKQLAIKIEGEFKNQSATQKIDFQDNFLGVENRRWILANEKDIPITTSKQASFGLEFKQNNLNIETTSFYKLVSDITAGNQGFYNNFQYLNATGNYTAKGVEFLINKTTNKFSTWLSYTYSINDYEFESFTPSKFPNNIDIRHSATLAFNYSFLENLKISVGALWRSGQPYTKPLKGNETVQNGSQTFVNYDLPNNENLEDFMRLDTSVSYSFKFSNNTKGTFNIGVRNVTNQDNTINRYFDVDPNDSEKTIQIDNKSLKITPNASFRIRF; encoded by the coding sequence ATGAAAAATAAAAATTATTTATTTTGTCTATTTATTCTTATTTTCAATCTATGTTTTAGTCAAGTTATAACAGAAAAAATACCACTTGCTGAATTTTTAAAAGCTACAGAAACTAAATTCGATGTTAAGTTTTCATACGCTTCAGAAGATGTTTCTAATATAAAAATTAAAACACCCAATAGCGATTTAAATATAGAACAGACTTTAACCTACCTAAACAACAACACACTTTTAAACTTTAAAGCGCTAGACAAACGATACATTACCGTTTCAGTTATAGAAAAGCTTATTACAATTTGTGGTTTTGTTTATAGCGAAAACAACTCACCTTTAATTGGAGCTTCAATTATAATAAATAATACACAAAGAGGAACAACTACAAATGCTACTGGAGAATTTAAATTAAATGAGGTCCCTATAAATGCAATTATAACAATCTCTTTTCTAGGTTACGAAAATCAAGAATTCATTGCTAATCAACTGTTTTCAAACGAGAGTAATTGTACTAAGGTTGAGCTCTTAGAAAGTAATTTTCAGCTAAATCAAGTTTACATTACTAAATTTTTAACTACAGGTTTACAAAAACGCTTAGATGGAAGCACTGTATTAAACACAGAACAATTTGGAATTCTTCCTGGTTTAATAGAACCAGACATACTACAATCTATACAAGCGCTTCCTGGAGTAGAAAGCATAGACGAAAGTATAGCGAACATTAACGTTAGAGGTGGTTCTAACGATGAAAATTTAATGCTTTGGGATGATATAAAAATGTATCATTCTGGACATTTTTTTGGTTTAATTTCGGCTTACAATCCTAATTTAACCAATAAAGTAATTGTAAGTAAAAATGGAACAAGCAGTCAATATAGCGATGGTGTTTCTAGTACAATTAACATGTCTACAAAAAATGAGTTAAACAACTCTTTTTCTGGAGGAATAGGAATTAACCTTATAAGTGGTGATGCCTATTTAGAAATTCCAATTACTAAAAAACTAGAGCTTCATGTTTCTGGAAGACGCTCGTTTACAGATGTATTATCTACACCAACGTATAATAATTATTTTAGCCGAAGCTTTCAGGATAGCGATGTAAACAATACGCTGTCTAATGATATTAGTTCCTCTTCAGATTTTTCTTTTTACGATTACTCTGCAAAATTGTTATTCGATTTAAACGATAAACACACCTTTAGAACTAATGTAATTTACATTAATAACAATTTAGATTATTCTGAAACCAATACGAGTTCTAATGAAGACACTACCACAAAGACAACTAACTTATCGCAAGAAAACTTAGGTTTTGGCGGACAATGGAAAGCCAATTGGAATTCTAAATTTAGCACAAAACTATTGGCCTACTATTCTAAGTATAGTGTAAATGCTTCAGATTTTAGAGTAGAAACAAATCAATTATTATTACAAGGTAACGAAGTTTTAGAAACAGGAATAAAACTAAACAGTTTTTACAATTTAAATTCTAACTTAACTATTTTAGCTGGTTATCAATTTAACGAAACTGGTATTTTAAATAGTACAAGCGTTTCTCTTCCCGCCTTCGATCGTGAGAAAAAAGATGTTTTACTAAACCATGCTGTATATGCCGAAGTGGAGTACAACAAAGGCAACACCTACTTAAGAGGAGGAGTTAGAGCAACGTATTTTCAAAAATTTAACAAACAACTTTTAGAGCCACGAATAAATTTTAAGCAAAAACTATTTAAACAACTAGCGATTAAAATTGAAGGAGAATTTAAAAACCAATCTGCCACTCAAAAAATAGATTTTCAAGACAATTTTCTAGGTGTAGAAAATAGACGTTGGATCTTAGCAAACGAAAAAGACATTCCAATAACCACGAGTAAGCAAGCTTCTTTTGGACTCGAATTTAAACAAAACAATTTAAATATTGAAACGACTAGTTTTTATAAGTTAGTTTCAGATATTACGGCTGGAAATCAAGGGTTTTACAACAATTTTCAATACCTAAATGCAACCGGAAATTACACTGCAAAAGGTGTTGAGTTTCTAATTAATAAAACAACCAATAAATTTAGTACTTGGCTAAGTTATACTTACAGTATAAATGATTACGAATTTGAGAGCTTTACACCTTCAAAGTTTCCTAATAATATAGATATAAGACACTCTGCTACTTTAGCCTTTAATTACAGTTTTTTAGAAAATTTAAAAATATCTGTTGGTGCTTTATGGCGTTCTGGACAACCTTACACAAAACCTCTTAAAGGTAATGAAACGGTACAAAATGGTAGCCAAACATTTGTAAACTACGATTTACCTAACAATGAAAACCTTGAAGATTTTATGCGCTTAGACACTTCTGTTAGTTACTCGTTTAAGTTTTCTAACAATACAAAAGGAACATTTAATATAGGCGTAAGAAATGTAACCAATCAAGACAACACTATTAATCGTTATTTTGATGTAGACCCAAACGATTCAGAAAAGACAATTCAAATAGATAATAAGTCTTTAAAAATTACTCCAAACGCTAGTTTCAGAATTAGATTTTAA
- a CDS encoding FecR family protein produces MKDEENILKWLDNELSSDEIKDLKQSEGFTVIDKIAHYSSQMEAPKVNAEEALAAFRSKNSSKTKVIPINFKRLYKYAALLAIMLCVTYFSFFNNETSFNTNIAQTETIILPDNSKVILNAVSTLSYNKKEWKTNRNLDLDGEAYFKVNKGETFTVNTDAGKIQVLGTQFNVKERNNYFEVQCYEGLVAVTYNNKTIKLSKGKAFRVINGKEQLVEDINSLNPSWLQQESSFVKVPLKHVIEELENHYDIKIISKGIDTKKLFTGTFTYNNKDIALQAVTIPLKLSYKTEGSIITFYKYEK; encoded by the coding sequence ATGAAAGACGAAGAAAACATACTAAAATGGTTAGATAATGAGCTTTCCAGTGATGAAATTAAAGATTTAAAACAATCTGAAGGTTTTACTGTCATTGATAAAATTGCACATTACAGCTCCCAAATGGAAGCACCAAAAGTTAATGCCGAAGAAGCATTAGCAGCTTTTCGTTCTAAAAACTCAAGTAAAACTAAAGTTATACCTATTAATTTTAAGCGATTATACAAATACGCAGCTCTTTTAGCAATTATGCTATGCGTTACTTATTTTTCGTTTTTTAATAATGAAACCTCCTTTAATACAAATATTGCGCAAACAGAAACCATTATACTTCCAGACAATTCGAAAGTAATACTAAACGCAGTATCTACATTAAGTTATAATAAAAAGGAATGGAAAACCAATAGAAATTTAGATCTTGATGGAGAAGCCTATTTTAAAGTAAATAAAGGTGAAACATTTACTGTAAATACAGATGCTGGAAAAATACAAGTTTTAGGCACACAGTTTAATGTAAAAGAACGCAACAACTATTTTGAAGTACAATGTTACGAAGGCTTAGTTGCTGTAACTTATAATAACAAAACTATTAAACTATCTAAAGGAAAAGCTTTTAGAGTTATCAATGGAAAGGAGCAATTAGTAGAGGATATTAATAGCCTTAATCCTTCTTGGCTGCAACAAGAATCTTCTTTTGTTAAAGTACCATTAAAGCATGTTATCGAAGAATTAGAAAATCATTACGATATTAAAATAATATCTAAAGGTATTGACACTAAAAAACTATTTACAGGAACGTTTACTTACAATAACAAAGACATTGCCTTACAAGCTGTTACAATTCCTTTAAAACTTAGCTATAAAACCGAAGGAAGCATAATTACGTTCTATAAATATGAAAAATAA
- a CDS encoding RNA polymerase sigma factor, protein MNNNKKLCEEASFNNFYLEHIQHASNFAYYKCGDKDNALDLVQDAFSKIWENCSSIDFNKAKTYLFTTVNNLFLNIVKHEKVVIEYAKTAPYIDLNNESPEYILEEEEFKKKLQNAISLLTDKQREVFLLNRVEGKKYREIAEMLGITQKAVEKRMSIALSVLRERIENI, encoded by the coding sequence ATGAACAATAATAAAAAGCTTTGTGAAGAAGCTTCTTTTAATAACTTTTACTTAGAGCACATACAACATGCTAGTAATTTCGCCTATTATAAATGTGGAGACAAAGATAATGCACTAGATTTGGTTCAAGATGCGTTTTCTAAAATATGGGAAAACTGCTCTAGTATCGATTTTAACAAAGCTAAAACATACCTATTTACTACAGTAAATAATCTATTTTTGAATATAGTTAAGCACGAAAAAGTGGTTATAGAATATGCAAAAACAGCTCCTTATATAGATTTAAATAACGAAAGTCCCGAATATATTTTAGAAGAAGAAGAGTTTAAAAAAAAGCTACAAAATGCTATTTCTTTACTAACAGACAAGCAGAGAGAAGTCTTTTTATTAAATAGAGTTGAGGGAAAAAAGTATAGAGAAATCGCAGAAATGCTAGGTATTACTCAAAAAGCAGTAGAAAAGCGAATGTCTATTGCACTAAGCGTATTAAGAGAAAGAATTGAAAACATATAA